In the Cydia fagiglandana chromosome 5, ilCydFagi1.1, whole genome shotgun sequence genome, one interval contains:
- the LOC134664538 gene encoding uncharacterized protein LOC134664538, protein MEVIEDGNIMDRIPILLQRDIEYYEKNHTVLSESVCKGVVGGRLDFPRNASFASVKIVLWLEEEFSIAFKHGSGMFVTIDEVDESTDGGVAKTSDPDKFVQLAVKSADLLLEHLHMLAQEALDHADLPVLTSTLGAAALLRNSLYCYLQHSEEMGSSERHATLQACYKRYAHMAEAVAERVLDLHARVVSLYVLQDAGGRAAVTAATASVHGWWLYMNGSRKDLWDTVPPRMAQRIFAGMLNETLTILTVRYCQTNTTEASTPTLVNDILNILLCVAQLLPSICANGLDLAGLDVKQQTRDVRDVHAKCNELFKCMVYRGAELHFLYQAFKEQQDTPLPKDCPYPWFTFVSPHLFDSFDDFATQDLPLKTAIGLELIVLLAQPQPSWASVVKVIMMRNCHLARLLLIEAIRNMSEENSKWPANGLWYNVEGTKKRCNGFLCTADGYCNFKGDDNAGEQYARAAGALTYVLATIGSKAELKSTLCYALEVSGRDWAACLDKRQVWCDRRPPWLAALLGLIGTALQFIPPVLVKAVQSGASMYQTMSLCLSCISRCWACIPLAFTVACGCVQGGAGGGARPAGGAVLLQALLTKLYDEMLQWARKEQAREQAAASEANGDLQHPSATKVRTKHVRIAGIGQTNPSQSFDSSHSQPSSIAIAIAEALCSIDEDHKHTREIEQLVALSKKTFTISDQFGLEDFPEFAEFYEEGNVNGSNAERASDAAALTSQILMTPPGRDSLRVIYDHLQLHAEKIYTELGLQATSESVPLHKAPLLYIMFHIGRRPFDQYLRKEWPMPWSKLVSAAKAWSGVEGARVHVNRRHDIRSVRGQSKNKQLAELYDLFRAPATGLL, encoded by the exons ACATGGCTCCGGCATGTTCGTGACTATAGATGAAGTCGACGAGAGCACGGACGGAGGCGTCGCTAAGACGTCAGACCCCGACAAGTTTGTGCAACTTGCTGTCAAATCTGCTGATttgttattag AGCACCTTCACATGTTAGCCCAAGAGGCCTTAGACCACGCTGATCTTCCGGTACTGACATCTACGCTTGGAGCTGCGGCGCTTCTCAGAAACAGTCTATACTGCTATCTACAGCATTCTGAGGAGATGGGTAGTTCGGAGAGACATGCGACACTGCAG GCGTGCTACAAACGCTACGCGCACATGGCTGAGGCGGTGGCGGAGCGCGTGCTGGACCTGCACGCACGCGTGGTGTCGCTGTACGTGCTGCAGGACGCCGGCGGCCGCGCGGCCGTCACCGCCGCCACGGCGAGCGTGCACGGCTGGTGGCTGTACATGAACG GTAGCCGAAAGGACTTATGGGACACGGTGCCGCCGCGTATGGCACAGAGAATATTCGCTGGAATGCTGAACGAGACCTTGACTATACTTACAGTTCGATATTGCCAG ACCAACACAACAGAAGCAAGCACCCCAACCCTCGTAAACGACATCCTCAACATCTTGCTCTGCGTGGCCCAACTGTTACCTTCCATCTGCGCCAATGGCCTCGACTTGGCCGGGCTGGATGTCAAGCAGCAAACTAGGGATGTACGAGACGTCCATGCCAAATGCAATGAGCTGTTCAAGTGCATGGTGTATCGGGGGGCAGAACTGCATTTCCTATATCAG GCTTTCAAAGAGCAGCAAGACACCCCTCTCCCAAAAGACTGCCCGTATCCCTGGTTCACTTTCGTGAGTCCGCACTTGTTCGATAGCTTCGATGACTTCGCCACACAAGACCTTCCGTTGAAGACAGCTATAGGCCTGGAACTGATAGTTCTGTTGGCTCAGCCGCAGCCGTCTTGGGCGTCTGTGGTCAAG GTTATAATGATGCGTAACTGCCATCTCGCCCGCTTACTCCTTATCGAAGCTATTCGCAACATGTCCGAAGAGAATTCAAAATGGCCGGCCAACGGGCTGTGGTACAACGTGGAAGGAACTAAGAAACGATGCAACGGTTTCTTGTGTACTGCTGACGGGTACTGCAACTTTAAGGGAGACGACAATG CGGGTGAGCAATACGCGCGAGCGGCAGGCGCGCTCACCTATGTCCTAGCTACGATCGGTAGCAAAGCTGAACTCAAATCAACACTGTGTTACGCGCTCGAAGTATCCGGCAGAGACTGGGCCGCGTGCTTGGATAAGAGACag GTGTGGTGCGACCGACGACCGCCCTGGCTGGCAGCTTTGCTCGGGCTGATCGGTACTGCGTTACAGTTCATACCGCCCGTGCTTGTGAAAGCTGTGCAGAGCGGCGCCTCTATGTACCAG ACCATGTCCCTCTGCCTGAGCTGCATCTCTCGCTGCTGGGCGTGCATCCCCCTCGCCTTCACGGTGGCGTGCGGCTGCGTGCagggcggcgccggcggcggcgcgcggccggCCGGCGGCGCCGTGCTGCTGCAGGCGCTGCTCACCAAGCTCTACGACGAGATGCTCCAGTGGGCGCGCAAGGAGCAGGCGAGGGAACAAGCTG CTGCGTCCGAAGCAAATGGTGATCTGCAGCACCCCAGCGCCACGAAAGTCCGCACCAAGCACGTGAGGATCGCCGGTATCGGACAAACAA ATCCCTCGCAGAGCTTCGACAGCAGCCACAGCCAGCCGTCTTCAATCGCCATCGCCATCGCCGAGGCCCTGTGCTCCATAGATGAAGACCACAAGCACACCCGCGAGATCGAACAACTAGTCGCGTTGTCGAAGAAGACCTTTACGATCTCCGACCAGTTCGGGTTGGAGGATTTTCCAGAGTTCGCGGAGTTCTATGAAGAG GGCAACGTAAACGGATCAAACGCAGAGCGAGCCAGCGACGCAGCCGCTTTGACCAGCCAGATCTTGATGACGCCACCTGGTCGGGATAGTCTCAGG GTAATCTACGACCACCTCCAACTGCACGCGGAGAAGATATACACTGAGCTGGGGCTGCAGGCGACCAGCGAATCCGTACCGTTGCACAAGGCTCCTTTGCTGTACATTATGTTCCATATCGGACGACGGCCTTTCGATCAA TATCTACGTAAAGAATGGCCGATGCCGTGGAGCAAGCTCGTATCCGCGGCCAAGGCGTGGTCCGGCGTAGAGGGCGCCCGGGTCCACGTGAACAGGAGACACGACATACGCAGCGTGAGGGGACAGAGCAAGAACAAGCAGCTGGCAGAGTTATATGACTTGTTTAGAGCCCCAGCCACGGGGCTGCTGTGA